A genomic segment from Actinoplanes sichuanensis encodes:
- a CDS encoding ROK family transcriptional regulator produces the protein MARRETPAAGPGSRALVVDVIRSAAAISRVELADLTGLTQPSISNIVRDLIADGIIHEVGSADSIRGKPRKLISIKQAFRFGIGFHLGPDTVTCVAVDLTGGVVGREVVPRQPADRLAGQFDDFTAGLDLPRDRVEGLAIVAPTPYPGGPEAPDLHALRAELADRLGLPVMVENDAAAAALGEFWSRRVSREQAFGCVYLAGGIGAGLVFGGALFRGASFDAGELGHMSIDYAGLPCPCGNRGCVERYASMAAVVDAARADGRLRLDPAATVSSAYDTVARAAVHGDAVAFDLLDRAAGHLAVAVTSMVNLLDLGRVVLTGPGVALAGAIHARRLRAHLERTAHARQRHPVVVELSAQPRDAASIGAAALVVQASVAPGHTNTPPA, from the coding sequence ATGGCACGTCGCGAAACGCCCGCCGCCGGACCGGGCAGCCGGGCCCTCGTCGTCGACGTGATCCGCTCCGCGGCTGCGATCAGCCGGGTCGAGCTGGCCGATCTCACCGGCCTCACCCAGCCGTCGATCTCCAACATCGTCCGCGACCTGATCGCCGACGGGATCATCCACGAGGTGGGCTCGGCCGACTCGATCCGCGGCAAGCCCCGCAAGCTGATCTCGATCAAGCAGGCGTTCCGGTTCGGGATCGGGTTCCACCTCGGGCCGGACACGGTCACCTGCGTCGCCGTCGACCTGACCGGTGGTGTGGTCGGGCGTGAGGTGGTGCCGCGCCAGCCGGCCGACCGGCTGGCCGGGCAGTTCGACGACTTCACGGCCGGGCTGGACCTGCCCCGCGACCGGGTCGAGGGGCTCGCGATCGTGGCGCCCACGCCGTACCCGGGCGGTCCGGAAGCCCCTGACCTGCACGCCCTGCGGGCGGAACTCGCCGATCGGCTGGGCCTGCCGGTGATGGTGGAGAACGACGCCGCCGCGGCCGCGCTCGGTGAGTTCTGGAGCCGGCGGGTCTCCCGGGAGCAGGCGTTCGGGTGCGTCTATCTAGCCGGCGGCATCGGGGCGGGGCTCGTCTTCGGCGGGGCGCTGTTCCGCGGGGCGAGCTTCGACGCGGGTGAGCTCGGGCACATGTCGATCGACTACGCCGGGCTGCCCTGCCCCTGCGGAAACCGGGGCTGCGTGGAGCGCTACGCGTCGATGGCGGCGGTGGTCGACGCGGCCCGGGCCGACGGCCGGCTCCGGCTCGATCCGGCGGCGACCGTCTCCAGCGCCTACGACACGGTCGCGCGGGCTGCCGTACACGGTGATGCGGTGGCCTTCGATCTGCTCGATCGGGCCGCCGGGCATCTCGCCGTCGCCGTCACGTCCATGGTCAACCTGCTCGACCTGGGGCGTGTCGTGCTCACCGGCCCCGGCGTCGCCCTGGCCGGGGCCATCCACGCCCGCCGGTTGCGGGCCCACCTGGAACGCACCGCGCATGCTCGGCAGCGGCACCCGGTGGTGGTCGAGTTGTCCGCCCAGCCGCGCGACGCCGCCAGCATCGGTGCGGCCGCGCTCGTGGTTCAGGCGTCGGTCGCGCCCGGACACACCAACACGCCGCCCGCCTGA
- a CDS encoding LacI family DNA-binding transcriptional regulator — MSPSLVPTATPYLEESVPKASRRVGLVLERAAQVLGEEPYYHEFLEGLERVLTPAGVSVLVQVVTDRAAETATYERWAAQARVDGVVLVDLGPDDERVELVARLGLPAVVLGDPSTAQGLPTVWTDDAGFAREAVGYLAGLGHRVAGHVTGPPAFAHTQLRRGGLQAEAVERGMTLLVAEGDYSYDGGRAAALRLLTTHAVRPTAIVFDNDVMALAGLEAAAECGLKVPADLSVVAWDDSPQCQLAVPALSAMSHDVERIGELAAQAVLAAMAGAPAEVYQASPAHIVVRSSTQAPAS, encoded by the coding sequence GTGTCTCCGAGTCTCGTGCCGACAGCGACACCCTACCTGGAGGAATCGGTGCCCAAGGCGTCCCGTCGGGTCGGTCTGGTGCTGGAGCGCGCGGCGCAGGTGCTCGGCGAGGAGCCGTATTACCACGAGTTCCTGGAGGGACTGGAGCGGGTCCTGACGCCGGCCGGGGTGTCGGTGCTGGTGCAGGTGGTTACCGACCGGGCGGCCGAGACCGCGACCTACGAGCGGTGGGCGGCGCAGGCGCGGGTGGACGGTGTGGTGCTGGTCGACCTGGGGCCGGACGACGAACGGGTCGAGCTGGTCGCACGGCTCGGGCTGCCGGCCGTGGTGCTCGGCGACCCGTCGACCGCGCAGGGTCTGCCGACGGTGTGGACCGACGACGCCGGGTTCGCCCGGGAGGCGGTCGGCTACCTGGCCGGGCTCGGGCATCGGGTGGCCGGGCACGTCACCGGGCCGCCGGCGTTCGCGCACACCCAACTGCGACGCGGCGGGTTGCAGGCCGAGGCGGTCGAGCGCGGCATGACGCTGCTGGTGGCCGAGGGCGATTATTCGTACGACGGAGGCCGCGCGGCCGCCTTGCGGTTGTTGACCACCCATGCCGTACGGCCGACGGCGATCGTCTTCGACAACGACGTGATGGCGCTCGCCGGGCTCGAAGCCGCCGCCGAATGCGGTCTGAAAGTGCCGGCCGACCTGTCCGTCGTCGCGTGGGACGACTCCCCGCAGTGCCAGCTCGCGGTCCCGGCCCTGTCGGCGATGAGCCACGACGTGGAGCGGATCGGCGAGCTGGCCGCGCAGGCGGTGTTGGCCGCGATGGCGGGCGCTCCGGCCGAGGTCTACCAGGCGTCGCCCGCCCACATCGTGGTGCGCTCGAGCACTCAAGCCCCCGCCTCCTGA